A part of Ammoniphilus oxalaticus genomic DNA contains:
- a CDS encoding L,D-transpeptidase, which yields MKRLLLILAAFCLFVSGTGSAVATSPKSNQFIIINKANNRLAFYEDGKLVKSFSVATGKEQLFTPEGTFQIVNKIKNRPYYTKNIPGGDPRNPLGDRWLGLNARGTWGTTYAIHGNANPNSIGRYVSEGCVRMHNQEVRWLFDQVKLYTPVVITTSKLGFEEIAVMQGLLSPPIEKVDTMITLLSPAKLYTRPYALGYTGQSISPQQVQAFEKAGSDWYRIKAWFGDAWFKAEQAIVGGPKIEKVDTSITILDAKRLYAQPQGKGWTGQTLSPQRVTAFEKAGDWYRIKAWFGNAWLDTSEQAIVGGPQIKKVDTALTLTQSAKLYKQPFGLGDTGQSVSPQRVLAFEKAGDDWYRIKTWVGDAWLHASEHTIIGDIQPSESDAEIDGFDPVSPEVLREPDVIGDTELDRKQVPFEIITADQMDQAMTNWYNSLIAAKQATSGNWRGELYIFLPAGYLQEVIEEDGKLVVTGTAPDTSRAEAALPLLLKLPGFAVDQTVLIQ from the coding sequence GTGAAGAGATTACTGCTTATTTTGGCGGCGTTTTGCCTATTTGTAAGTGGGACAGGTTCTGCGGTAGCAACATCACCGAAAAGCAATCAATTTATCATTATAAACAAAGCGAATAACAGACTCGCTTTTTATGAAGACGGTAAACTGGTAAAATCGTTTTCCGTTGCGACCGGTAAAGAACAGTTGTTTACACCCGAAGGAACGTTCCAAATTGTCAACAAGATTAAAAACCGACCGTATTACACAAAGAACATTCCAGGCGGTGATCCCCGCAATCCGCTCGGTGACCGATGGTTGGGTCTGAATGCAAGGGGAACATGGGGAACGACCTACGCGATTCACGGCAATGCCAATCCGAATTCAATCGGCCGATATGTATCGGAGGGTTGCGTGCGGATGCACAATCAAGAGGTCCGTTGGCTATTTGACCAAGTTAAACTGTACACCCCCGTCGTGATCACGACGTCAAAGCTCGGCTTTGAAGAAATTGCGGTGATGCAAGGACTTTTGTCTCCGCCTATTGAAAAAGTGGACACGATGATTACATTGCTTAGCCCCGCCAAGTTATATACGCGACCTTACGCGCTTGGCTACACGGGACAGAGCATTTCCCCGCAACAAGTACAAGCTTTTGAAAAAGCGGGCAGCGACTGGTATCGCATCAAAGCATGGTTTGGAGACGCCTGGTTTAAAGCTGAGCAAGCGATTGTCGGCGGACCAAAGATTGAAAAAGTGGACACATCCATCACGATTTTAGATGCAAAAAGGCTCTACGCCCAACCACAAGGCAAAGGCTGGACAGGCCAAACACTGAGCCCGCAACGCGTAACCGCTTTTGAAAAGGCGGGCGATTGGTACCGCATCAAAGCGTGGTTCGGAAACGCATGGCTAGATACGTCGGAACAGGCGATTGTCGGCGGTCCACAGATTAAAAAAGTCGACACAGCGTTGACCTTGACGCAATCCGCCAAACTATATAAGCAACCGTTTGGTCTTGGCGACACCGGACAAAGCGTCAGCCCGCAACGGGTACTCGCTTTTGAAAAAGCGGGCGATGACTGGTACCGCATTAAAACGTGGGTTGGCGACGCATGGCTGCATGCTAGCGAACACACGATCATCGGTGACATCCAGCCAAGCGAATCAGACGCTGAGATCGACGGATTTGATCCTGTCAGCCCGGAAGTGCTGCGTGAACCTGACGTGATCGGCGACACTGAACTCGATCGCAAGCAAGTTCCGTTCGAGATTATCACCGCTGACCAAATGGATCAAGCGATGACGAACTGGTATAATTCGCTAATCGCTGCAAAACAAGCGACATCTGGCAATTGGCGCGGCGAACTGTACATCTTCTTACCTGCTGGCTATTTACAGGAAGTGATCGAGGAAGACGGCAAACTCGTCGTAACAGGGACAGCCCCTGACACAAGCAGGGCTGAAGCCGCGTTGCCCCTTCTTCTAAAACTACCTGGATTCGCGGTGGATCAAACTGTTTTGATTCAATAG
- a CDS encoding putative polysaccharide biosynthesis protein → MSRNALIQGAIILTMASLVTRVLGIAQRIPLQRILGDSGMATYGIAYNIYGILLIIATVGIPTALSRQIAEYHALGQYSEAQQTFRAAQWFALVTGLVAAIFLYGLAPYYAIYVSNDPHAVLSIRAIAPALLLFPLISMMRGYFQGMQMMSPTGLSQISEQILRVGTAVAFPLLLLYAGYSHEVAIAGASFGAVAGSVGAIAIMLFYVRRTKADRLEQMKVQGGEAQTLKKSFIYKQLLKTSIPISFASTAIPVLYFIDSSTVIALLQTNVGYDHAKELLGILTGRAQSFASIPPILAIAMGSAILPVVSAAYSRKDIGEVQRMSSLALRLALITGAPIALYLTAAAFAVNGFLFKNTAGSWIIAMLCFGSIFQIVMTISTSILQGMGRTTSPMWHVFAGIVVKAMANFALTPSFGIYGVVAATSLGFIIILALNLRSIKEIAPLEILSKRWTGFLLASLAMLIVTGGCYFGVEPQLPVTWPSLLRYGLLCLITAIPGFLVYGWLMLRLGGVTEEDLSHLPARVRKVAQRM, encoded by the coding sequence ATGAGCAGAAATGCCTTAATTCAAGGGGCAATCATCTTAACGATGGCTTCGCTTGTAACGCGGGTGTTGGGGATTGCCCAGCGGATTCCGTTGCAACGCATTCTTGGCGATAGCGGGATGGCCACATATGGGATTGCTTACAATATTTATGGAATTTTGTTGATTATCGCGACGGTGGGGATTCCGACGGCGTTAAGCAGACAAATTGCGGAATATCATGCCCTGGGACAATATAGTGAAGCGCAGCAAACGTTTCGAGCGGCGCAGTGGTTTGCATTAGTCACAGGCTTGGTAGCAGCCATTTTCTTATATGGGCTCGCTCCTTACTATGCGATCTACGTGAGTAACGATCCGCATGCAGTGTTGTCCATCCGAGCGATCGCTCCCGCGTTGTTATTGTTTCCGCTCATCTCCATGATGCGCGGCTATTTCCAAGGGATGCAAATGATGAGCCCAACGGGTCTGTCGCAAATTTCAGAACAGATCTTGCGGGTCGGAACCGCAGTCGCGTTTCCGTTATTGCTGTTGTATGCGGGATATTCACATGAGGTAGCGATTGCCGGAGCTTCGTTCGGGGCCGTTGCTGGCAGTGTCGGAGCAATTGCGATTATGCTTTTCTATGTAAGACGGACAAAGGCGGATCGACTCGAGCAAATGAAGGTCCAGGGCGGCGAAGCGCAAACGCTTAAAAAAAGCTTCATCTACAAGCAATTGTTGAAAACGTCGATTCCGATTAGTTTCGCGTCTACCGCGATTCCTGTGCTCTATTTTATCGATTCATCAACAGTGATCGCCTTATTGCAAACCAATGTTGGGTATGATCACGCGAAAGAGTTGCTCGGTATTTTGACGGGACGCGCCCAGTCGTTTGCGTCTATTCCGCCGATCTTGGCGATTGCAATGGGTTCAGCGATTTTACCCGTCGTATCCGCTGCCTATTCCCGTAAAGATATTGGCGAGGTGCAACGGATGAGCAGTTTGGCCCTGCGCCTCGCGTTGATTACGGGGGCCCCGATCGCCCTTTACTTAACGGCTGCCGCCTTTGCGGTCAATGGCTTCCTATTTAAAAACACGGCTGGTTCGTGGATTATCGCGATGCTTTGTTTTGGGAGTATTTTTCAAATCGTGATGACGATCTCCACCTCTATCTTGCAAGGAATGGGGAGAACAACGTCGCCGATGTGGCACGTTTTTGCGGGAATTGTGGTGAAAGCAATGGCCAATTTCGCGTTAACGCCAAGCTTTGGCATCTACGGGGTTGTCGCGGCGACTTCACTTGGGTTTATTATCATTTTGGCCCTCAACCTGCGCTCAATTAAGGAAATCGCTCCGCTGGAGATTTTGTCAAAACGGTGGACGGGATTTCTACTCGCTTCACTGGCGATGCTGATCGTGACGGGCGGTTGTTATTTCGGTGTGGAACCGCAGTTGCCAGTTACCTGGCCTTCGCTGCTGCGTTATGGGCTGCTTTGTCTGATCACCGCCATACCCGGCTTTCTCGTTTACGGTTGGCTGATGCTACGACTTGGCGGAGTTACGGAGGAAGACCTATCGCACCTTCCCGCTCGTGTTCGGAAAGTGGCGCAAAGGATGTAA
- a CDS encoding Fic family protein: protein MAIQGLLPLPIGVELKEALKIYRKLAKVSNKMSRLDEKFKHSMVGDDLIRILSLNESVQSTRIEGTQVTFSEIVEEQDDPQPRWEVTEVKNYQKALLAGFEYIKNGYPITTRLIQKLHQLLMAGARGTNQASGEFQKIQNFIGPTNKIEDASYIPIPANEIDTYM, encoded by the coding sequence ATGGCAATTCAAGGATTATTACCGCTTCCGATTGGTGTTGAACTGAAAGAGGCTTTAAAAATATATCGAAAGTTAGCTAAAGTGAGCAATAAAATGAGTCGACTTGATGAAAAATTCAAGCATTCAATGGTTGGCGATGATTTAATTCGCATATTATCCTTAAATGAATCCGTGCAGTCGACAAGAATTGAAGGCACTCAGGTTACCTTTTCAGAAATAGTAGAAGAACAAGATGATCCGCAGCCGAGGTGGGAAGTTACAGAGGTGAAGAATTATCAAAAGGCTTTGTTAGCAGGATTTGAGTATATCAAAAATGGATATCCGATCACGACGCGGCTGATCCAAAAGCTACATCAACTATTAATGGCTGGCGCCCGCGGAACAAACCAAGCCAGCGGTGAATTTCAGAAAATCCAAAACTTCATTGGACCTACTAACAAAATAGAGGATGCCTCCTATATTCCTATCCCCGCAAATGAAATCGATACGTACATGTAA
- a CDS encoding Fic family protein codes for MNAEQEILDEDVDPILKTAIIHAQFESIHPFLDGNGRLGRIVIVLYLIQAKVIASPIFFVSEELERERMRYYDLLNGTRGNHPDWASWLTFFLKACERMAEKLNTKLDSAEKLAINGLKECEKDSEKKVWMYTFHNPNTTASAAANALNLSANTVRAALNALTAKELLFTDRHTKRNKKYKNYELLRILS; via the coding sequence ATTAATGCCGAACAAGAGATATTGGATGAAGACGTGGATCCGATTTTGAAAACAGCGATCATCCATGCCCAATTTGAATCCATTCACCCGTTTTTAGACGGTAACGGCCGACTTGGTAGAATCGTCATCGTCCTTTATTTAATCCAAGCTAAAGTGATTGCTTCTCCTATCTTTTTTGTGAGTGAAGAGCTGGAACGGGAGCGGATGCGCTACTATGATTTATTAAATGGAACGCGTGGCAATCATCCCGATTGGGCTAGTTGGCTTACCTTTTTTCTGAAAGCATGCGAACGGATGGCGGAAAAGTTAAATACAAAGCTAGACTCAGCGGAAAAGTTAGCGATCAACGGCTTAAAAGAATGTGAGAAAGATTCCGAAAAGAAGGTTTGGATGTACACATTTCACAATCCGAACACAACTGCTTCGGCCGCAGCGAATGCGCTAAACTTATCTGCAAATACCGTGCGCGCTGCATTGAACGCGTTAACTGCAAAAGAATTACTTTTTACGGATCGGCATACCAAGCGAAATAAGAAGTACAAAAATTACGAGTTATTGCGTATTTTGAGTTAG
- a CDS encoding DsrE family protein, with protein MKNKVILVTTDQFGKGDAELGKVVMENFFTLLKQREELPHAIFFMNHGVNLLTESSLVSVHLKELAEKDVSLLACKTCVDFYKIEQKMTTGVISGMSDFVELASQYEIITIA; from the coding sequence ATGAAAAATAAAGTGATTTTAGTGACGACGGATCAGTTTGGAAAAGGGGATGCGGAGCTGGGGAAAGTGGTGATGGAAAACTTTTTTACACTGCTAAAACAGCGTGAAGAGTTGCCGCATGCCATCTTTTTCATGAACCACGGCGTAAATTTGCTGACGGAATCCTCCTTGGTTTCCGTTCATCTCAAGGAATTAGCGGAAAAGGATGTTTCCTTGTTGGCGTGTAAAACGTGCGTTGATTTTTATAAAATTGAGCAAAAGATGACGACGGGTGTCATTTCGGGGATGAGTGATTTTGTTGAGTTAGCGTCGCAATACGAAATCATCACGATTGCCTAA
- a CDS encoding YhcN/YlaJ family sporulation lipoprotein — MKKRNITKMLILPALLISGLSACGYGSDGGAHVNEYHHNYGTQSTTAIDPEGVQMYNANFGQRADREIVPDRDARVARIAMKSAQRVPEVSRATAVAMGTDIVIGIEVDNTINKADVERKVYEKVKVSQPSYNLHITSDDHLSKRVQTLYERGHQNKTLDQDMGAVIQEIGRSTPLR, encoded by the coding sequence ATGAAGAAGCGAAACATTACAAAGATGCTGATCCTGCCCGCATTGTTAATCAGCGGACTGTCCGCTTGCGGCTATGGCAGTGATGGCGGCGCGCATGTCAATGAATATCATCATAATTACGGAACACAGTCCACGACAGCGATTGATCCGGAAGGCGTCCAAATGTATAACGCTAACTTTGGGCAGCGCGCTGATCGTGAGATCGTTCCAGATCGTGACGCAAGAGTCGCCCGCATCGCGATGAAATCTGCGCAAAGAGTGCCTGAAGTGAGTAGAGCGACAGCGGTTGCAATGGGTACAGATATTGTGATTGGCATCGAAGTAGACAACACGATAAACAAAGCGGATGTCGAGCGAAAAGTGTATGAGAAGGTAAAAGTGAGCCAACCGAGCTACAACCTTCACATTACTTCCGATGATCATCTTAGCAAACGTGTGCAAACACTTTATGAACGCGGCCATCAAAATAAGACATTAGATCAAGACATGGGAGCCGTTATCCAAGAAATTGGACGCTCAACGCCGCTAAGATGA
- a CDS encoding YhcN/YlaJ family sporulation lipoprotein has translation MSKNLKPLTKMLLIPTLVVGALSACGYNNDGARTNNYDGMRPYTYDNTNRYNDSAYNNSYNGVRSYNNDGARTNMFDGRTHSYDTRNNNTNNGMSPFGYGYNNGMRNDLNDGVNRNTTGFNRNATGGVTNHNHDQRLARTAAKEARSVANVTKATAIANGNDIVIGIDVKQGADRNKVEQNVRQKVKANQSGYNIHVTSDSKIHSRIHNVSTRMANGMNDMTNNMSNNNNNNSGHPVRALGNDVADIIRDIGRTVTAPFR, from the coding sequence ATGTCAAAAAATCTAAAACCTTTGACAAAGATGTTGTTAATTCCTACTTTAGTTGTTGGCGCTTTATCTGCTTGTGGATATAACAATGATGGGGCTCGCACGAATAACTACGATGGGATGAGACCTTACACGTATGACAATACGAATCGCTACAATGACAGCGCGTACAATAACAGTTACAACGGAGTAAGATCATACAACAACGATGGCGCTCGAACGAATATGTTTGATGGCCGCACTCACTCCTATGACACACGCAATAACAATACAAACAACGGCATGAGTCCTTTTGGCTATGGTTACAACAATGGCATGCGTAACGACTTAAACGATGGTGTAAACCGAAATACGACTGGATTTAATCGTAATGCCACGGGTGGAGTGACCAATCACAATCACGATCAACGCTTAGCCCGAACAGCTGCAAAAGAAGCGCGCTCTGTCGCCAACGTAACGAAAGCAACGGCCATAGCAAATGGTAATGACATTGTAATCGGAATTGATGTAAAGCAAGGCGCAGACAGAAATAAAGTGGAACAAAATGTGCGACAAAAAGTGAAAGCAAACCAATCTGGTTATAACATTCACGTCACGTCGGACAGCAAGATTCACTCTAGAATCCACAACGTTTCTACGCGCATGGCAAACGGCATGAACGATATGACTAACAACATGTCGAACAACAATAACAACAATTCTGGACACCCTGTGCGAGCATTAGGTAACGATGTCGCAGATATCATCCGTGACATCGGTCGAACGGTAACTGCTCCTTTTAGATAA
- a CDS encoding L,D-transpeptidase family protein, translated as MRAVIVVFVSCWVALGLPFFTPVSFAEKEIYINLWHRTLQIKENGQVLQSHSIGPGAKNTPTPIGQYKIVRKSKNWGSGFGSRWMEIDVPWGIYGIHGTNKPGLIGRYVSHGCVRMKNKDIEEIYEQIPIGTPVIIDGPLSGHKDITYRILVLGSRGSLVEMVQNRLLAGGYYRGVTHGKFDRATEIAVYLYQKEHDLPQTGQIHYEDLLQMGIIE; from the coding sequence ATGAGAGCGGTCATAGTCGTCTTCGTATCATGCTGGGTAGCGCTTGGACTCCCTTTTTTTACTCCCGTTTCATTTGCTGAAAAAGAGATTTACATTAACTTATGGCATCGGACGCTTCAAATTAAGGAAAACGGTCAAGTGTTACAATCACATTCCATTGGACCAGGAGCAAAAAATACGCCGACACCGATCGGGCAGTATAAAATTGTGCGTAAGTCTAAAAATTGGGGCAGCGGGTTTGGATCGCGTTGGATGGAAATCGATGTGCCGTGGGGGATTTATGGGATTCATGGCACGAATAAACCGGGTTTAATAGGCCGCTATGTCAGCCACGGTTGTGTTCGAATGAAAAACAAAGACATCGAAGAAATTTATGAACAAATACCAATCGGAACACCAGTGATCATCGATGGACCGTTAAGCGGTCATAAAGATATTACCTATCGTATTTTGGTGCTTGGCTCACGCGGATCGCTCGTGGAAATGGTCCAAAATCGTTTGCTTGCAGGAGGCTATTATCGGGGGGTGACACATGGAAAATTTGATCGAGCCACAGAAATCGCCGTCTATTTGTATCAAAAAGAACACGATTTGCCGCAGACAGGTCAAATTCATTACGAAGATCTGCTTCAGATGGGGATCATCGAGTAA
- a CDS encoding polysaccharide deacetylase family protein: MRKKVTILLTWILLFCFTVQATYASQPNETIFRIDTNKKLVALTFDDGPHHTFTPLLLEALYEEGAQATFFLLGKQVQAHPQIAARIHREGHEIGNHGYSHRVMRHLSWKEIHKEIRQTERLIAHHVGIKTHLFRPPYGEMVPRIVDVSRYTGYRLVRWSIDPKDWDQRRNGQVIAEHVGAVVKPGDIVLFHDGGANQAETIKAVRTIVRNLKKRGYKFVTVSELLKQSG; the protein is encoded by the coding sequence TTGAGAAAAAAAGTTACGATCTTATTGACTTGGATTTTACTGTTTTGTTTCACTGTCCAGGCGACGTACGCGAGTCAGCCAAATGAAACGATATTTCGCATCGATACGAATAAAAAGCTCGTCGCGCTTACTTTCGATGATGGCCCTCATCACACATTTACACCGCTGTTGTTGGAAGCGCTCTATGAAGAGGGGGCCCAGGCGACTTTTTTTCTATTAGGAAAACAGGTCCAAGCGCATCCTCAAATTGCGGCTCGGATTCATCGCGAAGGTCATGAAATCGGGAACCACGGTTATTCGCATCGGGTCATGCGACATTTGAGTTGGAAAGAGATTCATAAGGAAATACGGCAGACGGAGCGTCTGATCGCCCATCATGTCGGAATTAAAACGCATCTTTTTCGCCCGCCGTACGGGGAGATGGTTCCGCGCATTGTTGATGTGAGTCGCTATACGGGATATCGGTTGGTGCGTTGGTCGATCGACCCGAAAGATTGGGATCAACGAAGAAATGGACAAGTGATTGCCGAACATGTCGGCGCGGTGGTCAAACCTGGTGATATCGTCCTGTTCCATGATGGGGGCGCGAACCAGGCGGAGACGATCAAAGCCGTGCGGACGATTGTGCGCAATTTGAAAAAGCGGGGCTATAAATTTGTCACGGTCTCAGAACTGTTGAAACAGAGCGGCTGA
- a CDS encoding cysteine hydrolase family protein, whose amino-acid sequence MAKGLYDKIVEAVGDRKWAFLNIDYTVDFVDAQGALTCGEPGIALHDAMAEVTEKTIENGVFTVFGIDLHLKDDQYHPETKLFPPHNIKGTSGRDLYGKLEAIYQENRDKENVYYMDKTRYSAFAGTDLELKLRERGIDTVLIAGVCTNICVLHTAIDAYNRGINIVIAEDLVASFNPQGHDYALTHLKNTLNATIVK is encoded by the coding sequence GTGGCAAAAGGTTTGTACGATAAAATTGTTGAGGCAGTTGGCGATCGAAAATGGGCGTTCCTCAATATCGACTATACGGTGGATTTTGTGGACGCGCAAGGCGCTTTAACTTGCGGTGAACCAGGGATTGCGCTGCATGATGCAATGGCTGAAGTAACAGAAAAAACAATTGAAAATGGTGTTTTTACGGTATTTGGGATCGATCTCCATTTAAAGGATGACCAATACCACCCGGAGACAAAATTATTCCCTCCCCACAATATTAAGGGCACTTCTGGTCGTGACTTGTATGGAAAGTTAGAAGCAATTTATCAAGAAAATCGCGACAAAGAAAATGTGTACTATATGGACAAGACCCGTTACAGCGCCTTTGCGGGCACCGATTTAGAACTTAAACTGCGTGAACGCGGGATCGACACGGTGTTGATTGCGGGTGTGTGCACGAACATTTGCGTGTTGCATACAGCGATTGACGCCTACAACCGCGGGATCAACATCGTGATCGCTGAGGACCTTGTCGCCAGCTTTAATCCGCAAGGACACGACTATGCTCTCACTCACCTTAAAAACACGTTGAACGCAACAATTGTAAAATAA
- a CDS encoding SpoIID/LytB domain-containing protein codes for MSVKLVRTVGNQASLAVDVMGSFQVEETQQALPAAQALRIQADQNQLALYQGDQAIYRGSTITVTPHTYGLNQVIKINGKPYLGQMTFSLENGSIIRPINTLPIEDYLKGVVPNEMPASWELEALKAQSIAARTYAVRRAGQLIDDTVNYQVYNGFQWNERTSRAVDETKGQVLMHNGALIDALYSSSNGGMIEASGSLWHPNAYLPAKADPFDPQNPWSLSFKKVQLPLEGRDLQQADAWWNQVQETDPAISNTLRTWLQQNGYAQQAIKIVEITNLSFSGERTAGNRISKGQLGLTFIVKQADGSAQFMQRDFSDVPANAFRQMLGGGTVFKSLFVDSLGQQGDSWTISGKGYGHAVGMSQYGANAMAKQGKSANEITAFYYPGTALTAALPVSPQPTQIAQANHAVTTQTTQPPTAAAPKPTSQLAAAPVTANQANSLASRSAGLSRQGTIKASVLVGLRAQPNFQTQPTQTIKPGEQIEIIGKHDRWYHVKVGEVSGYVADDFVQLR; via the coding sequence ATGTCCGTCAAGTTAGTCCGAACGGTTGGCAATCAAGCGAGTTTGGCGGTCGATGTAATGGGAAGTTTTCAGGTAGAAGAAACGCAACAAGCTCTGCCCGCAGCGCAAGCTTTGCGCATTCAAGCTGATCAAAATCAGCTCGCGCTCTATCAAGGGGATCAGGCGATTTATCGCGGGTCCACGATCACGGTTACTCCTCATACATATGGGTTAAATCAAGTGATCAAAATCAATGGCAAGCCGTATCTCGGGCAGATGACGTTTTCGTTGGAGAACGGTTCTATTATCCGACCGATCAACACGCTACCAATCGAAGACTATTTAAAAGGGGTTGTCCCGAATGAAATGCCGGCCTCCTGGGAACTGGAGGCGTTGAAGGCCCAGTCCATCGCGGCGCGGACCTATGCGGTTCGCAGAGCAGGGCAGTTGATTGATGATACCGTCAACTATCAAGTGTACAACGGTTTTCAGTGGAACGAGCGGACGTCACGAGCCGTAGATGAAACGAAAGGGCAAGTATTGATGCACAATGGCGCCCTAATCGACGCCCTTTATTCCTCTTCTAACGGTGGAATGATCGAAGCGAGCGGAAGCTTATGGCATCCGAATGCTTATTTACCCGCAAAAGCGGACCCTTTTGATCCACAAAATCCGTGGAGTCTATCTTTCAAAAAGGTTCAGCTACCTTTAGAAGGAAGGGACTTACAACAGGCCGATGCATGGTGGAATCAAGTCCAAGAAACGGATCCAGCAATCAGCAATACGTTAAGAACGTGGTTGCAGCAAAACGGATACGCCCAGCAAGCGATTAAAATTGTGGAGATCACGAACCTGTCTTTCTCAGGAGAAAGAACCGCTGGGAATCGGATTAGCAAAGGACAACTTGGGTTGACTTTTATCGTCAAGCAAGCGGATGGTTCAGCGCAGTTCATGCAGCGCGATTTTAGCGATGTGCCTGCGAACGCCTTTCGACAAATGCTAGGCGGTGGAACTGTATTTAAAAGTTTGTTTGTTGATTCGCTTGGGCAACAAGGCGATTCATGGACAATCTCAGGAAAAGGGTATGGTCATGCGGTTGGAATGAGTCAATATGGCGCCAATGCCATGGCCAAACAAGGGAAATCGGCCAATGAAATCACGGCCTTTTATTATCCTGGGACAGCCTTAACAGCCGCGCTTCCTGTGTCGCCGCAACCTACACAAATCGCGCAAGCGAATCATGCGGTAACAACGCAGACAACACAACCACCAACGGCAGCAGCGCCAAAGCCAACATCACAACTGGCGGCCGCTCCTGTAACCGCGAATCAAGCGAACTCACTTGCTTCACGAAGCGCAGGTTTGAGTCGACAAGGAACAATCAAGGCAAGTGTCTTAGTTGGATTGCGCGCGCAGCCTAATTTTCAAACGCAACCAACCCAAACGATAAAGCCTGGTGAACAAATTGAGATCATTGGAAAACACGACCGCTGGTACCACGTCAAAGTTGGCGAAGTAAGTGGGTATGTAGCGGATGATTTTGTGCAATTAAGATAA